A portion of the Meriones unguiculatus strain TT.TT164.6M chromosome 14, Bangor_MerUng_6.1, whole genome shotgun sequence genome contains these proteins:
- the LOC110558309 gene encoding olfactory receptor 51J1-like, which yields MKDSNSSLGSLPTAFILVGIPGLEAEHIWISVPFCLMYISIFLGNGAILHVIRTDASLHQPMYLFLAMLALAEVGVSASTLPTVLGIFLFDTAEITFEACLLQMFFIHSFSIVESAVLLAMSVDRFVAIYSPLRYTAILTLPRIFGTGAVTGLKSVILMAPLPVLLRRLPFCGHNALSHSYCLHPNLIHLPCGDISINNIYGLFIVTSTFGLDSLLIVVSYGLILRTVLGIATGEGRKKALNTCGSHVCAVLAYYVPMIGLSMVHRFAHHVSPLLQTMMANAYLFLPPVINPIVYSIRTKEIRRGIIRMLSEKRLRV from the coding sequence ATGAAGGACTCTAATAGCTCTCTGGGGTCCTTACCTACAGCATTCATTCTGGTTGGCATCCCAGGACTGGAGGCAGAGCACATCTGGATATCGGTCCCCTTCTGCCTGATGTAcatcagcatcttcctggggaaTGGCGCCATCCTTCACGTCATCAGAACAGACGCTTCCCTGCACCAGCCCATGTACCTCTTTCTTGCCATGCTGGCACTGGCTGAAGTCGGGGTCTCCGCCTCCACTCTGCCAACGGTGCTCGGCATCTTCCTCTTTGATACTGCAGAAATTACCTTTGAAGCGTGCCTTCTCCAAATGTTTTTCATCCACTCTTTCTCCATAGTGGAGTCAGCGGTGTTACTGGCCATGTCTGTGGACCGCTTTGTGGCCATCTACAGCCCACTGCGTTACACAGCTATCTTGACACTGCCTCGCATCTTTGGCACAGGAGCTGTCACTGGACTGAAAAGTGTTATTCTAATGGCTCCATTGCCTGTACTGTTAAGGAGACTGCCCTTCTGTGGCCATAATGCCCTCTCTCACTCCTACTGTCTCCATCCCAACCTTATCCATCTACCTTGTGGGGACATTTCTATCAACAATATCTATGGACTCTTCATCGTTACCTCCACTTTTGGGCTAGATTCATTGCTCATTGTGGTGTCCTATGGGCTGATACTCCGTACTGTACTCGGCATTGCcactggagaagggaggaagaaagcacTCAACACATGTGGCTCACATGTCTGTGCTGTGCTTGCGTATTATGTGCCGATGATCGGCTTGTCTATGGTGCACCGCTTTGCACATCATGTGTCTCCTCTACTGCAAACCATGATGGCAAATGCTTACCTCTTTCTCCCGCCTGTCATCAACCCCATTGTCTACAGCATTAGAACCAAGGAGATCCGTCGTGGCATTATCCGAATGCTGTCGGAGAAGAGGCTCAGAGTTTAA